From the Luteolibacter arcticus genome, one window contains:
- a CDS encoding riboflavin synthase, whose translation MFTGLVEAIGRVRSLERRGEQARLSLEIPFAAELEMGESVAVNGCCLTVADIDAAGASFDLLGQTLAVTSLGDLTDDSIVNLERALRAGDRFGGHFVQGHVDATGTVLALEQRGQDHIFDVSLPPEIARLCIDKGSLCVDGISLTIAELTEDRARFWITPHTFTVTHLPGLKAGSRVNLEADLLAKHVAKLLGASGRGS comes from the coding sequence ATGTTTACAGGACTCGTTGAAGCCATCGGTCGCGTTCGCTCGCTGGAGCGCCGCGGCGAGCAAGCCCGCCTTTCGCTGGAGATCCCCTTCGCCGCGGAACTCGAGATGGGCGAATCCGTCGCCGTCAACGGCTGCTGCCTCACCGTAGCCGACATCGATGCCGCGGGCGCGAGCTTCGACCTGCTCGGCCAAACACTGGCTGTCACCTCGCTTGGCGATCTAACAGACGACTCGATCGTGAACCTGGAGCGCGCCCTGCGCGCCGGTGACCGCTTCGGCGGCCATTTCGTCCAAGGGCACGTCGATGCCACCGGCACCGTGCTGGCTCTTGAACAGCGCGGCCAGGATCACATCTTCGATGTCTCCCTGCCGCCGGAAATCGCGCGGCTGTGCATCGACAAGGGCTCGCTATGCGTGGATGGAATTTCCCTGACCATCGCGGAACTCACAGAGGATCGCGCCCGCTTCTGGATCACCCCGCACACCTTCACCGTCACTCACCTGCCCGGCCTGAAAGCCGGATCGCGAGTAAACCTCGAAGCCGACTTGCTCGCCAAGCATGTCGCGAAGCTGTTAGGGGCTTCCGGGCGTGGCTCATGA
- a CDS encoding GNAT family N-acetyltransferase — MKLIYLKTNRLVLRPPVPEDASAIQRYVGDRRIAETTALIPHPYPAGGAIEWIRHSDETLREGGGVNFSILLRESGELVGVVGLIDRDEDSSLGYWIGVPHWGKGYATEAVHRVIRHAFNARRLPSVHAYHFVHNPASGRVMQKAGLLYEGVQPLGASRLGERYDRVCYGVTAEQWRANLRTFSLV, encoded by the coding sequence ATGAAGTTGATCTATCTCAAGACGAACCGCCTCGTTCTCCGGCCTCCCGTGCCGGAGGACGCTTCGGCGATCCAGCGCTACGTCGGCGACCGACGCATCGCGGAAACGACGGCGCTCATTCCTCATCCCTATCCCGCGGGCGGCGCGATCGAGTGGATCCGCCACTCGGACGAGACGCTGCGTGAGGGCGGGGGTGTGAACTTCTCCATCCTGCTCCGCGAGAGTGGTGAACTGGTCGGCGTCGTCGGATTGATCGACCGCGACGAGGATTCGTCGCTCGGCTATTGGATTGGCGTTCCTCATTGGGGAAAGGGCTATGCGACAGAGGCGGTGCACCGTGTGATCCGCCATGCTTTCAATGCCCGGCGGTTGCCGTCGGTGCATGCCTACCATTTCGTCCACAACCCGGCGTCCGGCCGCGTGATGCAGAAGGCCGGGCTGCTTTACGAAGGCGTGCAGCCGCTCGGCGCCTCTCGCCTCGGGGAGCGCTACGACCGTGTCTGCTATGGCGTCACCGCGGAGCAATGGCGCGCCAATCTCCGAACCTTTTCCCTTGTATGA
- a CDS encoding putative Na+/H+ antiporter, with amino-acid sequence MKAFVPLLAVLFTLLLPEAAHAAAPHEVKTPEFVTRMDAFPQQETAAGVDGIGAKLAFRAKEQPFLLVATIIFVLAIVHTFAAVPITKLSHKVQHEHDERIRQLHGQIRADERVSFKATMLHFLGEVEAIFGIWVVVLLGAMLWFYDLDTVTGYLSGVNFTEPLFVVIIMALASTRPVLRFAETCLRFFARFGKESPAAWWLSIMIIGPILGSFITEPGAMTIAAMLLAKKFYKLKPSLRFAYATLGLLFVNVSVGGVLTNFAAPPVLMVAAKWGLTTPEMFLHYGDKAIVSIMLASALYFAIFRKELAEMAVRAGDHDGDGKGDLVEKDRPIPIFVTLTHLAFMAWTVAFAHYPPLFIGGFLFFLAFSQGTAHHQTSINLRGPILVGFFLGGLVVHGGLQGWWLGPIITSLTEWPLFLGATILTSFNDNAAITFLASQVEGLGPQLKYAVLAGAVTGGGLTVIANAPNPAGQALLGRFFGDGVSPMKLAAGALIPTAIVAACMMFFPDRGIDEMFAEPPTKEVAVETPAP; translated from the coding sequence ATGAAAGCCTTTGTCCCCCTGCTCGCCGTACTTTTCACCCTGCTGCTGCCGGAAGCGGCGCATGCGGCGGCCCCACACGAGGTCAAGACTCCGGAATTCGTCACCCGCATGGACGCGTTTCCGCAGCAGGAAACCGCGGCGGGAGTCGATGGCATCGGGGCAAAGCTTGCCTTCCGGGCGAAGGAGCAGCCCTTTCTGCTGGTCGCCACGATCATCTTCGTGCTCGCCATCGTCCACACCTTCGCGGCCGTGCCGATCACCAAGCTGTCCCACAAGGTCCAGCACGAGCACGACGAGCGGATCCGCCAGTTGCATGGACAAATCCGTGCCGACGAGAGGGTGAGTTTCAAGGCGACCATGCTCCACTTCCTGGGCGAGGTGGAGGCGATCTTCGGCATCTGGGTGGTCGTGCTGTTAGGCGCGATGCTGTGGTTCTATGACCTCGACACGGTGACCGGCTACCTGAGCGGGGTGAATTTCACCGAGCCGCTGTTCGTGGTGATTATCATGGCGCTGGCCTCGACGCGACCGGTGCTGCGCTTCGCCGAAACCTGCCTGCGCTTTTTCGCCCGCTTCGGAAAGGAAAGCCCTGCGGCATGGTGGCTTTCCATCATGATCATCGGGCCGATCCTCGGCTCGTTCATCACCGAGCCAGGCGCGATGACCATCGCCGCGATGTTGCTGGCGAAGAAGTTCTACAAGCTGAAACCCTCGCTGCGCTTTGCCTACGCCACCCTCGGCCTGCTCTTCGTCAATGTCTCGGTCGGCGGCGTGCTGACGAATTTCGCGGCGCCGCCGGTGCTGATGGTCGCCGCGAAATGGGGTCTCACCACGCCCGAGATGTTTCTTCACTACGGAGACAAGGCGATCGTCTCGATCATGCTCGCGTCCGCCCTCTACTTCGCGATCTTCCGCAAGGAACTGGCTGAAATGGCCGTGCGTGCCGGCGACCACGATGGCGATGGCAAGGGCGACCTCGTCGAGAAAGACCGGCCCATCCCTATTTTTGTGACCCTCACGCACCTCGCCTTCATGGCGTGGACGGTGGCCTTCGCGCACTATCCGCCGCTGTTCATCGGGGGCTTCCTATTCTTCCTCGCGTTCTCGCAAGGCACCGCCCACCACCAGACGTCCATCAATCTGAGGGGACCCATCCTGGTCGGCTTCTTCCTCGGCGGACTGGTCGTGCACGGTGGACTTCAAGGGTGGTGGCTTGGGCCGATCATCACCAGCCTCACCGAATGGCCGTTGTTCCTCGGCGCCACGATCCTCACGTCCTTCAATGACAACGCGGCGATCACCTTCCTCGCCAGCCAGGTGGAGGGACTCGGTCCGCAGTTGAAATACGCCGTGCTCGCCGGAGCCGTGACCGGCGGCGGACTGACCGTCATCGCCAATGCCCCCAATCCCGCCGGTCAGGCACTGCTCGGACGCTTCTTCGGCGACGGTGTTTCCCCCATGAAGCTCGCTGCCGGTGCCCTGATCCCCACCGCCATTGTCGCCGCCTGCATGATGTTCTTCCCGGACCGCGGCATTGACGAAATGTTCGCCGAGCCCCCGACAAAGGAAGTCGCTGTCGAAACCCCTGCCCCCTGA
- a CDS encoding HNH endonuclease codes for MTFPVLHRTIVLVLNRHWLAIDSITPFEAFGHLASGTGRALRIEGDSMQAFDWVDWRELPAGDGDPVIGTPRGPVRIPTVIVLTRFDRVPLHRPKFGFRALWERDGGRCQYTGRKLTPGEANIDHIVPRSRGGRDDWGNCVLSDKAINSRKGARTPAEAGLRLLSQPRIPRAMPVTLRIRNLWNIPDWDHFLHHH; via the coding sequence ATGACCTTCCCTGTCCTCCATCGCACGATCGTCCTGGTGCTAAACCGGCACTGGCTCGCCATCGACTCCATCACGCCTTTCGAAGCCTTCGGCCATCTGGCCTCGGGCACCGGCCGGGCGCTGCGGATCGAGGGTGACTCGATGCAGGCCTTCGACTGGGTGGACTGGCGCGAACTGCCCGCCGGTGACGGTGACCCGGTCATCGGCACGCCCCGCGGACCGGTGCGGATTCCCACGGTGATCGTGTTGACCCGCTTCGATCGCGTGCCGCTGCACCGTCCGAAGTTCGGCTTCAGGGCGTTGTGGGAACGGGACGGCGGGCGCTGCCAGTACACCGGCCGCAAGCTGACTCCCGGCGAAGCAAACATCGACCACATCGTGCCCCGCTCGCGAGGCGGACGTGACGACTGGGGAAACTGCGTGCTCTCCGACAAAGCCATCAACAGCCGGAAAGGCGCGCGAACCCCCGCCGAAGCGGGGCTGCGTTTGCTTTCCCAGCCCCGGATTCCCCGCGCCATGCCCGTCACGCTGCGGATCCGCAACCTCTGGAACATCCCTGACTGGGATCACTTCCTCCATCATCACTGA
- a CDS encoding GNAT family N-acetyltransferase has protein sequence MKLETERLILKPPVAEDMDAIVAVANDPWIAEMTLVPHPYLQRDALAWIARAKEDWEKQNHGGLAVFTRTGMAFVGAVGLRATEDPGVASAGYWFSPAVWGRGFATEALREILRFGFEVVGFNRIEARHVMENPASGRVMEKAGLRHATPQDLPARDGDGMVPGIVRHLTASEWRELQFSPA, from the coding sequence GTGAAACTGGAGACCGAGAGATTGATCCTCAAGCCACCGGTGGCCGAGGATATGGATGCCATCGTGGCGGTCGCGAATGACCCGTGGATCGCCGAGATGACGCTGGTGCCTCATCCCTACCTGCAACGCGATGCGCTCGCGTGGATCGCAAGGGCGAAGGAGGACTGGGAGAAGCAAAACCATGGTGGCCTGGCCGTTTTCACGCGGACGGGCATGGCCTTCGTCGGTGCCGTGGGGCTGCGTGCTACCGAGGACCCGGGAGTGGCGAGCGCGGGCTATTGGTTCAGTCCGGCGGTATGGGGACGGGGCTTTGCCACGGAAGCACTCCGGGAGATCCTGCGCTTCGGATTCGAGGTTGTGGGGTTCAATCGGATCGAAGCAAGGCACGTGATGGAAAACCCGGCATCGGGCCGGGTGATGGAGAAGGCGGGCCTGCGCCACGCCACTCCCCAGGATCTCCCGGCTCGCGACGGTGACGGCATGGTGCCGGGCATCGTCCGCCATCTGACCGCCAGCGAATGGCGGGAACTCCAATTCTCTCCCGCATGA
- a CDS encoding response regulator transcription factor, whose amino-acid sequence MLGTSYFDLAQAIYRATNFDDVVDLLVAKLPGLIGTDEAVVLGSSPLVGVCSVSNHGPIAKRLKERMDLMNRLASRHPITNRVDFNNPGDLGFAMSDHISPEEYRTSEFAREVYGDDWAMTDAMFGLLVAGVRRKAYLTCYYSGSGITVQARERFDAILLTVRGVLDRLEAYNVERVVRQRIFGASAPLAIFFLNQSSEVCPLNHAAVTFAESRWAPDEAVRQLTPDQTGLIDRVVDDAWINPVTADWRDVTLDLGAGPSLIHALPKLSGEVIMMFPVSGHEPVGEEAVTILTRRQREIMEWIAEGKTSAEAAIILGISPRTVEKHLEAVFQRLGVENRIAAMRRYLDLKRGL is encoded by the coding sequence GTGCTCGGAACTTCCTACTTTGACCTAGCTCAGGCAATCTATCGGGCGACGAATTTCGACGATGTCGTCGATCTGCTCGTCGCGAAATTGCCCGGTTTGATCGGAACGGACGAGGCCGTGGTCCTCGGATCTTCACCTCTAGTTGGCGTTTGCTCGGTTTCCAACCATGGGCCTATTGCAAAACGCCTGAAAGAGCGGATGGACTTGATGAACCGGCTCGCCAGCCGCCATCCGATCACGAACCGGGTCGATTTCAACAATCCGGGCGACCTGGGCTTCGCGATGAGCGATCACATTTCGCCGGAGGAATACCGGACCAGCGAGTTTGCCCGGGAGGTCTACGGGGACGACTGGGCCATGACCGATGCGATGTTCGGACTGCTGGTCGCCGGAGTGCGCCGCAAGGCCTACTTGACCTGCTACTATTCCGGGTCCGGGATCACCGTTCAGGCACGCGAGCGCTTCGATGCGATCCTGCTCACCGTGCGCGGTGTGCTCGACCGGTTGGAGGCCTACAATGTCGAGCGCGTGGTCCGGCAGCGGATCTTCGGTGCCAGTGCTCCGTTGGCCATCTTCTTCCTCAATCAATCGTCAGAGGTTTGTCCGCTCAACCACGCCGCGGTGACCTTTGCCGAATCCCGCTGGGCGCCGGATGAAGCGGTGCGCCAACTCACTCCCGATCAAACGGGATTGATCGACCGAGTCGTGGATGACGCATGGATCAACCCCGTGACTGCCGATTGGCGTGACGTCACGCTCGATCTGGGTGCCGGCCCGTCGCTCATCCACGCCCTGCCGAAGCTCAGCGGCGAGGTCATCATGATGTTTCCGGTCTCCGGGCATGAGCCTGTCGGCGAGGAAGCGGTGACGATTCTGACCCGCCGTCAGCGGGAAATCATGGAGTGGATCGCCGAAGGCAAGACCAGCGCCGAGGCTGCCATCATCCTGGGCATCAGTCCGCGCACCGTGGAGAAGCACTTGGAAGCCGTTTTCCAGCGGCTCGGCGTGGAGAACCGGATTGCCGCGATGCGCCGCTATCTCGATCTCAAGCGCGGCCTTTGA
- a CDS encoding pseudouridine synthase, whose amino-acid sequence MLVAFHKPYGVLSQFTPDHPGQRTLAEFQFPKDLFPIGRLDQDSEGLLLLGNEPRLVARLLDPRHGHPRTYHVQVEGQPDDEMLRKLAAGGIDLKGHRTLPCQARLLDEPGYPPRTPPVRFRKSVPDRWIELVLTEGKNRQVRRMTAAVGFPTLRLIRAAIGDLRLESLAHGTWRELTDEDRQQLG is encoded by the coding sequence ATGCTGGTCGCCTTTCACAAGCCCTACGGCGTTCTGAGCCAATTCACGCCGGACCATCCGGGGCAGCGGACGCTCGCCGAATTTCAGTTTCCCAAGGATCTTTTCCCGATCGGGCGGCTCGACCAGGATTCGGAAGGCCTGCTCCTGCTAGGAAACGAGCCGCGGCTGGTGGCCCGGCTGCTGGATCCGCGCCACGGCCACCCGCGCACCTATCACGTCCAGGTCGAGGGCCAGCCGGACGACGAGATGCTGCGGAAGCTGGCCGCCGGAGGGATCGACCTCAAGGGCCACCGCACCCTGCCCTGCCAAGCGCGGCTGCTAGACGAGCCGGGCTACCCGCCACGCACCCCCCCCGTGCGTTTCCGCAAGAGCGTCCCCGACCGCTGGATCGAACTCGTCCTCACCGAGGGGAAAAACCGGCAGGTCCGCCGGATGACGGCAGCCGTGGGATTCCCCACACTCCGCTTGATCCGCGCCGCAATCGGCGACCTGAGGCTGGAGAGCCTCGCGCACGGAACCTGGCGCGAGCTGACGGACGAGGATCGCCAACAGCTGGGCTGA
- the trxB gene encoding thioredoxin-disulfide reductase, translating into MENVIIIGTGCAGYTAAIYTGRANLTPLMLTGTQPGGQLTTTTEVENFPGFPEGIMGPELMMNMQKQSEKFGARIEYANVESVTKNGDGSFTVKTSSGEHHSRTVIIATGAAPKHLGLPNEQSLIGRGLTSCATCDGAFYRDVPVAVIGGGDSAAEEATFLTRFASKVYLIHRRDELRASKIMADRALANPKIEPVWNSTVTEYLTDEAGEMRAAKIKNLVTGEESELELKCVFVAIGHVPNSAFLGDLVDKDEGGYILQNPGRTTTKTEGLFAAGDVADHYYRQAVTAAGQGCAAALEAERYLADHE; encoded by the coding sequence ATGGAAAACGTCATCATCATTGGCACCGGCTGCGCCGGCTACACCGCCGCCATCTACACCGGCCGTGCGAATCTCACCCCGCTCATGCTCACCGGTACCCAGCCCGGCGGCCAGCTCACGACCACCACCGAAGTCGAGAATTTCCCCGGCTTTCCGGAGGGAATCATGGGCCCGGAGCTGATGATGAACATGCAGAAGCAGTCGGAGAAATTCGGCGCTCGCATCGAGTATGCGAACGTCGAGAGCGTCACGAAGAACGGCGACGGCTCCTTCACGGTGAAGACTTCCTCCGGAGAGCATCACTCCCGGACGGTGATCATCGCGACTGGCGCGGCTCCCAAGCACCTCGGCTTGCCCAACGAGCAGTCGCTGATTGGACGCGGGCTTACGTCGTGCGCCACCTGCGACGGTGCCTTCTATCGGGATGTCCCGGTCGCCGTCATTGGCGGTGGCGACAGCGCCGCCGAGGAAGCCACCTTCCTGACCCGCTTTGCCAGCAAGGTCTATCTGATCCACCGCCGCGACGAACTGCGGGCCTCGAAGATCATGGCCGACCGCGCCCTTGCGAATCCGAAGATCGAACCGGTCTGGAATTCCACCGTCACCGAGTATCTCACCGACGAAGCCGGTGAAATGCGCGCCGCGAAGATCAAGAATCTCGTCACCGGCGAGGAAAGCGAGCTGGAGCTGAAGTGCGTCTTCGTTGCGATCGGCCACGTGCCCAACAGCGCCTTCCTCGGCGACCTTGTGGACAAGGACGAGGGCGGCTATATTTTGCAGAATCCGGGCCGCACCACGACCAAGACCGAAGGGCTCTTCGCCGCCGGGGATGTGGCCGACCACTACTACCGTCAGGCCGTCACCGCAGCCGGACAAGGTTGCGCTGCGGCGCTTGAGGCGGAGCGTTACCTCGCCGACCACGAGTGA
- a CDS encoding thioredoxin family protein has product MRWFRAYPVLSFLLLLPGCGIIGGGEDKPETAASPFGPGGVPQHLRAGGGSAIKPGGNTSPEVVKAIQNYNPDELVWTDPDDPDAELPELDGLLTAPKQKGPWWDSETEALRESKRTGKPLLIWFTDSVRSTACKSLSANLLTRSDFEAWASENTVRLVVDQSVKGKNIDDTTSKVLYSRDLKKKYNASGYPSLHVLAPSGEVIGRYKSYRSGQEDFLWGQLKQGVSLAQQRQKSWKASLEKKGYRDWSNESGRVIFAKLAAYKEGQIILVEPDGLRVRTHEKNLSAGDRVWIQQQKEKRGIR; this is encoded by the coding sequence ATGCGCTGGTTCCGTGCCTATCCCGTCCTGTCCTTCCTGCTTTTGTTGCCTGGTTGCGGCATCATCGGGGGAGGTGAGGACAAGCCGGAGACCGCTGCCAGTCCCTTTGGTCCAGGCGGTGTGCCGCAGCATTTGCGCGCGGGCGGCGGCTCGGCAATCAAACCCGGCGGGAATACTTCTCCCGAAGTCGTCAAGGCGATCCAAAACTACAATCCCGACGAACTGGTCTGGACCGATCCCGACGATCCCGATGCCGAACTCCCCGAACTGGATGGACTGCTCACCGCGCCGAAGCAGAAGGGTCCGTGGTGGGACAGCGAAACCGAAGCCCTCCGCGAGTCGAAGCGCACCGGCAAGCCGCTGCTCATCTGGTTCACCGACAGCGTCCGGAGCACCGCCTGCAAGAGCTTGAGCGCCAATTTGCTGACCCGCAGTGATTTCGAGGCGTGGGCCTCTGAAAACACGGTGCGCCTGGTGGTGGATCAGTCGGTGAAGGGGAAGAACATCGATGATACCACCTCCAAGGTGCTTTACTCCCGGGACCTGAAGAAGAAATACAACGCCAGCGGCTACCCCTCGCTGCACGTGCTCGCGCCCTCGGGCGAGGTCATCGGGCGCTACAAGAGCTATCGCTCCGGGCAGGAGGACTTCCTGTGGGGGCAGCTCAAGCAAGGCGTCTCGCTCGCCCAGCAGCGCCAAAAGTCGTGGAAGGCTTCGTTGGAGAAAAAGGGCTACCGGGACTGGTCGAATGAAAGCGGGCGGGTGATTTTTGCCAAGTTGGCGGCTTACAAGGAGGGTCAGATCATCCTCGTGGAGCCGGACGGGCTGAGGGTCCGCACCCATGAGAAGAATCTCTCCGCCGGGGATCGGGTCTGGATCCAGCAACAGAAGGAAAAGCGGGGGATACGGTGA
- a CDS encoding RtcB family protein has translation MNLLSSQDLIDAGYEPGLAMKALLAKVAEYEARGIADPKYALKLLKRDVSPPPPKGVMRENPAPLAQAIVPETKEEKVNVEAVKRRMHQLLKAPVISRGVILPDACPSGLAPAVIPVGGAIAVENAIIPSAHSADICCSMFATFYDERSSVGKELDALMTATRFGPEHRHLDDLVHDPVNDENVWQNRFLSGLRDRARTQIADQGDGNHFAYLGEVDVDDAFLAMLRLTGHGELADRFVPRRYRVLVTHHGSRSLGAHVYKRGQIAAEKHVARTAQHIPPAAAWLDANTDTGRDYWHALQYVARWTKANHRAIHRRFLERIGGAAVAEVGNEHNFVWQRGDTFLHGKGATPAWKDEQGRPQLGLIPLNMAEPILLVLGGDRDEFLSFAPHGAGRNLSRTAMRRKFPDEASRRNAIERSTEGIDVRWFCGQPDLSETPLAYKNAAQVKAQIGEFGLAEIVAEIRPLGCIMAGNSGRSWRDREEELTPKQKRQIEHRAERRRVRQDLQDEF, from the coding sequence ATGAATCTCCTCTCCTCCCAGGACCTGATCGATGCCGGCTATGAACCGGGGCTCGCCATGAAAGCGCTGCTTGCCAAGGTAGCGGAATACGAAGCCCGCGGCATTGCCGACCCGAAGTATGCGCTCAAATTGCTGAAGCGCGATGTTTCACCGCCGCCGCCGAAAGGCGTGATGCGGGAGAATCCCGCGCCGCTGGCTCAGGCGATCGTGCCGGAGACGAAGGAGGAGAAGGTGAATGTCGAGGCCGTGAAGCGGCGGATGCACCAGCTTCTCAAGGCTCCGGTGATCTCCCGCGGGGTAATCCTGCCGGATGCCTGTCCCTCGGGGCTGGCGCCGGCGGTCATTCCGGTCGGCGGGGCCATCGCCGTGGAAAATGCGATCATCCCGTCCGCTCACTCGGCGGACATCTGCTGCTCGATGTTCGCCACCTTCTACGATGAACGTAGTAGCGTGGGAAAGGAACTCGATGCGCTGATGACAGCGACGCGTTTTGGACCCGAGCACCGGCACCTCGATGACCTGGTCCACGACCCGGTCAACGACGAGAACGTCTGGCAGAATCGATTCCTCAGCGGTCTGCGCGATCGCGCCCGCACCCAGATCGCCGACCAGGGGGACGGCAACCATTTCGCTTACCTCGGCGAGGTGGATGTCGATGATGCCTTCCTGGCGATGCTGCGGTTGACGGGCCATGGCGAACTCGCGGACCGCTTCGTGCCCCGCCGCTACCGCGTGCTGGTGACCCACCACGGGTCGCGCAGCCTCGGAGCCCACGTTTACAAGCGCGGCCAGATTGCCGCGGAAAAGCATGTCGCGCGCACCGCCCAGCACATCCCGCCGGCGGCAGCGTGGCTCGATGCGAATACGGACACCGGCCGGGATTACTGGCATGCGCTGCAATACGTCGCGCGATGGACCAAGGCGAATCACCGGGCGATCCACCGGCGCTTCCTGGAACGCATCGGCGGAGCGGCCGTGGCCGAGGTCGGCAACGAGCACAACTTCGTCTGGCAGCGTGGCGACACGTTTCTCCACGGCAAGGGCGCGACGCCCGCGTGGAAGGATGAGCAAGGGCGGCCTCAGCTCGGCCTGATCCCGCTCAACATGGCGGAGCCGATCTTGCTCGTGCTCGGCGGCGACCGGGATGAGTTCCTTTCGTTCGCCCCGCACGGTGCCGGGCGGAATCTTTCGCGCACGGCAATGCGGCGGAAGTTTCCGGATGAAGCCTCGCGGCGGAACGCGATCGAGCGCAGCACCGAGGGCATCGATGTCCGCTGGTTCTGCGGCCAGCCCGACCTCAGCGAGACCCCGCTGGCCTACAAGAATGCCGCGCAGGTGAAGGCGCAGATCGGCGAATTCGGCTTGGCAGAGATCGTCGCGGAGATCCGTCCGCTCGGCTGCATCATGGCTGGGAATTCCGGGCGTTCGTGGCGTGACCGGGAAGAAGAGCTAACGCCGAAGCAGAAGCGGCAGATCGAGCACCGCGCCGAACGACGACGGGTGAGGCAGGATTTGCAGGATGAGTTTTGA
- a CDS encoding GNAT family N-acetyltransferase: MKTIVCPVLETERLTLRAPNRGDIGAIVRHAGDPRVAFKTSAMPHPYRLNDATGWLDQIEQEGEETFAIELKSQPGLIGVISLVPREGRVSAEIGYWLGVKYWRRGYMTEALREVLRYGFEDRGLLYLTACYMAGNPASGRVMQKTGMKFESIVAGGLRRDGVPHDKVNYGLFADEWKALHC; this comes from the coding sequence ATGAAGACCATCGTTTGCCCCGTTCTCGAAACCGAACGGCTCACGCTCCGCGCCCCGAACCGCGGGGACATCGGAGCCATCGTCCGCCATGCCGGCGACCCGCGCGTCGCCTTCAAGACCTCCGCCATGCCGCATCCGTATCGCCTCAACGATGCGACCGGCTGGCTCGACCAGATCGAGCAAGAAGGCGAGGAGACTTTCGCCATCGAGCTGAAGTCGCAGCCCGGCTTGATCGGAGTGATCTCGCTGGTGCCGCGCGAAGGCCGGGTCAGTGCCGAGATCGGCTACTGGCTTGGCGTGAAATATTGGCGGCGCGGCTACATGACGGAGGCATTGCGCGAAGTGCTGCGCTACGGTTTCGAAGACCGCGGCCTGCTCTACCTCACCGCCTGCTACATGGCCGGCAACCCGGCCTCGGGGCGGGTGATGCAGAAGACCGGCATGAAATTCGAAAGCATCGTTGCCGGTGGCCTCCGTCGCGACGGCGTGCCTCACGACAAGGTAAACTACGGGCTGTTTGCCGATGAGTGGAAAGCCCTCCACTGTTGA
- a CDS encoding DUF58 domain-containing protein — protein MAATSVMDPDVFLAVDDLELVGRGLAESVWHGRHGAVRSGSGTEFHRHRGYLAGDDLRRVNWALYARHKKLYTKESRLEARRPLHLLVDVTGSMATAHGPWTKFHYAARVAAGLSWLAESQGDPTALALLSKGLEGVVERGTGQRHFAGICATLASATPGGEGDFVRVSDEIPMFCKQPGFVVLVSDFFDRENELLGDLAGLKARGHDVMALQLLDPAEAELPEKGDYEFVDLESGSRLKTSVESLRAEHKVAVATWRAGLKTKAHANGIRWASATTAEPIVPLMRTWLEGRGL, from the coding sequence ATGGCTGCCACGTCCGTCATGGATCCCGACGTCTTCCTCGCGGTGGACGATCTCGAACTCGTTGGCCGCGGGCTGGCCGAGTCCGTTTGGCATGGCCGCCACGGTGCCGTGCGCAGCGGCTCCGGCACCGAGTTCCACCGGCACCGCGGTTACTTGGCTGGTGATGATTTGCGGCGGGTGAATTGGGCGCTCTACGCGCGCCACAAGAAGCTCTATACGAAGGAGAGTCGGCTGGAGGCGCGGCGTCCGCTGCATCTCCTGGTCGATGTCACCGGCTCGATGGCCACCGCGCATGGGCCGTGGACCAAGTTCCACTACGCGGCGCGCGTTGCCGCAGGGCTATCGTGGCTTGCGGAAAGCCAGGGTGATCCGACTGCGCTGGCCTTGCTGAGCAAGGGCTTGGAAGGCGTAGTCGAACGCGGCACCGGCCAGCGCCACTTTGCCGGCATTTGCGCCACGCTGGCCTCCGCCACGCCCGGCGGGGAAGGGGACTTCGTAAGAGTCTCGGACGAGATCCCGATGTTCTGCAAGCAGCCCGGTTTCGTGGTGCTGGTGTCCGATTTCTTCGATCGCGAAAACGAGCTGTTAGGCGATCTCGCCGGCCTGAAGGCCCGCGGCCATGACGTGATGGCGCTTCAGCTGTTAGACCCGGCGGAAGCCGAGCTGCCGGAGAAGGGCGACTACGAATTCGTGGACTTGGAATCCGGCTCGCGGCTGAAGACCAGCGTCGAATCACTGCGCGCCGAGCACAAGGTCGCGGTGGCCACTTGGCGTGCTGGCTTGAAAACGAAAGCCCACGCGAACGGCATCCGCTGGGCGAGTGCGACGACCGCTGAACCAATCGTGCCGCTGATGCGCACATGGCTGGAAGGCCGGGGCTTGTAG